The Lacipirellula parvula genome window below encodes:
- the cdd gene encoding cytidine deaminase, with the protein MNETLRKSLESAALAVRSRAYAPYSKFQVGAALLAADGQIFAGCNVENASYGLTICAERVAIGSAVAAGHKQIVAVAVATSGGHSPCGACRQVLSEFGPAMEVILIDADDPMRTRTTTLAVLLPEQFSSGAL; encoded by the coding sequence ATGAATGAAACCCTGCGGAAATCGCTGGAATCGGCGGCGTTGGCGGTTCGCAGCCGAGCCTACGCCCCCTATTCCAAATTCCAAGTTGGCGCCGCGCTGCTCGCCGCCGACGGCCAAATCTTCGCGGGCTGCAACGTCGAAAACGCCTCCTACGGCCTGACGATTTGCGCCGAACGCGTCGCCATCGGCAGCGCCGTCGCCGCGGGGCACAAGCAAATCGTCGCCGTCGCCGTCGCCACCAGCGGCGGGCACTCTCCCTGCGGCGCCTGCCGACAAGTCCTCAGCGAATTCGGACCCGCAATGGAAGTGATCCTGATCGACGCCGACGATCCGATGCGCACGCGCACCACCACCCTCGCCGTGCTGCTGCCTGAGCAGTTCTCTTCCGGCGCGCTCTGA
- a CDS encoding GyrI-like domain-containing protein: MKHEVRLEASTGSSVAVVHRQATRPQLGAVVQAACGVVWNTLRAAQVAGVGRHVAIYWDDTIRLDVGAEVAEPFAGAGEVVGATLPRGMTAAATHVGPYDQLGGAHQAIQAWCSANGRPLAGPSWEIYGHWQNEWNADPTLIRTDVYYLLADSAS; the protein is encoded by the coding sequence ATGAAGCACGAAGTTCGATTGGAAGCTTCAACGGGATCGTCGGTGGCCGTCGTCCATCGGCAGGCGACGCGACCGCAACTTGGCGCCGTTGTTCAAGCGGCCTGCGGCGTCGTGTGGAATACACTGCGGGCGGCGCAGGTAGCCGGCGTCGGTCGGCACGTGGCGATCTATTGGGACGATACGATTCGCCTCGACGTCGGCGCAGAGGTCGCTGAGCCGTTCGCTGGAGCGGGCGAGGTCGTGGGAGCCACATTGCCGCGAGGGATGACGGCCGCAGCGACGCACGTTGGGCCCTACGACCAACTCGGCGGCGCGCATCAGGCGATTCAGGCGTGGTGCTCTGCGAACGGACGGCCGTTGGCCGGACCGAGTTGGGAGATCTACGGGCACTGGCAGAACGAGTGGAATGCCGATCCGACGCTGATTCGCACAGACGTTTATTACCTGCTAGCGGACTCTGCGAGCTAG
- a CDS encoding formyl transferase produces the protein MPPSLFSPRETRVNIVALSTCTPTNAYLLRSVAERHPISHVFRVAWSEPAAAPASRFAKFRKAPVRSVVELAHRKYLERAHNRREREAMDYLAHLDETVGDIPTTPIDIRQINSRPFAAELRRLNPDVLLVTAAPILKPEIFEIPRLATLNVHRGIAPAYRGERTLFWALANNDVDNVGVTLHRIDRGIDTGAVLKYGYPALAPSDTEATITAKSMRLAAEMIADALDDAEQSGLKGAAQPSVGRCYLAREQRIWQEARYQFLRLLGRRRIKPREQRIVTLAPNREASQPSAEQRAKRHASRVSHATASV, from the coding sequence ATGCCGCCCTCCCTTTTCTCGCCTCGTGAGACTCGCGTGAACATCGTCGCCCTCAGCACCTGCACGCCGACCAACGCCTACCTCCTCCGCTCCGTGGCCGAGCGCCACCCCATCAGCCACGTCTTCCGCGTCGCGTGGAGCGAACCAGCCGCCGCCCCCGCCTCGCGCTTCGCCAAATTCCGCAAGGCCCCCGTCAGGAGCGTCGTCGAACTCGCGCACCGCAAGTATCTCGAACGCGCCCACAACCGCCGCGAACGCGAAGCGATGGACTACCTCGCCCACCTCGACGAGACGGTCGGCGACATCCCCACGACGCCCATCGACATCCGTCAAATCAACTCGCGCCCGTTCGCCGCGGAACTCCGCCGCCTCAACCCCGACGTGCTGCTCGTCACCGCGGCGCCGATCTTAAAGCCCGAGATCTTCGAGATCCCACGCCTTGCCACCCTCAACGTCCACCGCGGCATCGCGCCCGCCTACCGCGGCGAGCGAACCCTCTTTTGGGCCCTCGCAAACAACGACGTCGACAACGTCGGCGTCACGCTCCACCGCATCGATCGCGGCATCGACACGGGCGCGGTGCTGAAGTACGGCTATCCGGCGCTCGCTCCAAGTGATACCGAAGCAACCATCACCGCCAAGTCGATGCGACTTGCAGCTGAAATGATTGCCGACGCTCTCGACGACGCCGAGCAATCCGGCCTCAAAGGCGCCGCGCAGCCGAGCGTTGGTCGGTGCTACCTCGCCCGCGAACAACGAATTTGGCAAGAAGCTCGCTATCAGTTCCTGCGGCTACTCGGGCGCCGACGAATCAAACCGCGCGAGCAACGCATCGTGACGCTCGCGCCAAACCGCGAGGCGTCGCAGCCATCTGCTGAGCAGCGAGCTAAACGCCACGCTTCTCGGGTTTCGCACGCGACCGCAAGCGTCTAA
- a CDS encoding thymidine phosphorylase: MNPVWIIQKKRDHEQLTDAEIAAFIDGYARGAIPDYQMSALAMAIYLNGMTTDEIASLTDHMLASGARFEWPDDGVPRVDKHSTGGIGDKTSLLLAPMLACCGLEVPMISGRGLGATGGTLDKLEAIPGFRTNLTMDEVRAVVAKTGCVITGATADLVPADRKLYALRDVTATVPSIPLITASIMSKKLAEGLDALVLDVKFGTGAFMKTEADARALAKSLVATGKRMGVATTALLTDMNQPLGRMAGNAVEVDESIAALQGNGPADLMECTLALGAEVLVSTKHVESSAAGIEKLQRTIDSGEAMEQFTAMIAAQAGDLNAPRPVAPASDLVSPRSGYLARIDAELLGKAIIAMGGGRQVLSDQLDHSTGLEMLTRLGDRIDAGQPLARIFAKPMIAERVRHTLLEAIQVTDEAPATGPLILDRID, encoded by the coding sequence ATGAACCCCGTCTGGATCATCCAAAAGAAACGCGATCACGAGCAGCTCACCGACGCCGAGATCGCGGCGTTCATCGACGGTTACGCCCGCGGCGCCATCCCTGACTACCAGATGTCGGCCCTCGCGATGGCGATCTACCTTAACGGGATGACCACTGACGAGATCGCCTCGCTCACCGATCACATGCTCGCCTCGGGCGCCCGCTTCGAATGGCCGGATGACGGCGTGCCGCGCGTCGATAAACACTCCACCGGCGGCATCGGCGACAAAACCTCGCTTCTTCTTGCCCCCATGCTCGCCTGCTGCGGCCTCGAAGTGCCAATGATCTCGGGCCGCGGCCTCGGCGCCACCGGCGGCACGCTCGACAAGCTCGAAGCGATTCCCGGCTTTCGCACCAACCTCACGATGGACGAAGTCCGCGCCGTCGTCGCCAAGACCGGCTGCGTCATCACCGGCGCTACCGCCGACCTTGTCCCCGCCGACCGCAAACTCTACGCACTTCGCGACGTCACGGCCACGGTCCCTTCGATCCCGTTGATCACCGCGAGCATCATGAGCAAGAAGCTCGCCGAGGGCCTCGACGCCCTGGTGCTCGACGTGAAGTTCGGCACCGGCGCCTTCATGAAGACCGAAGCCGACGCCCGTGCACTCGCAAAATCGCTCGTCGCCACCGGCAAGCGAATGGGCGTCGCGACGACGGCGCTCCTCACCGACATGAATCAGCCGCTCGGCCGCATGGCCGGCAACGCGGTCGAAGTCGACGAATCTATCGCCGCCCTCCAGGGCAACGGTCCCGCCGACCTCATGGAGTGCACGCTCGCCCTCGGCGCCGAGGTGCTAGTCTCCACGAAACATGTCGAGAGCTCCGCCGCCGGCATCGAAAAGCTCCAACGCACCATCGACTCCGGTGAAGCGATGGAACAATTCACCGCGATGATCGCCGCCCAAGCGGGCGACCTCAACGCCCCGCGTCCTGTCGCTCCGGCGAGCGACCTCGTCAGCCCCCGCAGTGGCTACCTTGCCCGCATCGACGCCGAGTTGCTCGGCAAAGCGATCATCGCTATGGGTGGCGGCCGCCAGGTGCTCAGCGACCAGCTCGACCATTCGACCGGCCTCGAAATGCTCACGCGGCTCGGCGACCGCATCGACGCCGGCCAACCGCTCGCTCGCATCTTCGCCAAACCGATGATCGCCGAACGGGTGCGCCACACACTGCTCGAAGCGATCCAAGTCACCGACGAAGCCCCCGCCACCGGCCCGCTCATCCTCGACCGCATCGACTGA
- a CDS encoding purine-nucleoside phosphorylase, producing MLHLANQIAETAAFVRNQWNTTPKAGVILGSGLGDFVNEIDAQATIPYADLPHFPHTTAIGHAGRLVCGTLGGTPIIAFQGRFHLYEGHSAETASLPVRLLAALGGRTLVVSNAAGGLNPQYATGDVMLIDDQINLMFRNPLIGVNDDALGPRFPDMCTPYDKGLQRRAVEIAMRDGFILHRGVYASVLGPNYETRAEYRMLRRIGGDAVGMSTVPEVIAAVHAGMRVLGLSTITNVGSPDSLGETCGHEVLTVAATAGAKLSAIVRGVVETL from the coding sequence ATGCTCCACCTCGCCAATCAGATCGCCGAAACCGCCGCGTTCGTTCGCAACCAGTGGAACACCACGCCGAAGGCCGGCGTCATCCTCGGCTCCGGCCTCGGCGATTTCGTGAATGAAATCGACGCCCAAGCGACAATCCCCTACGCCGACCTCCCCCACTTCCCGCACACCACCGCCATCGGCCACGCCGGCCGCTTGGTCTGCGGCACGCTCGGCGGCACCCCCATCATCGCCTTCCAAGGCCGCTTCCATCTCTACGAAGGGCACTCGGCCGAGACCGCGTCGCTGCCCGTCCGCCTGCTCGCCGCGCTTGGCGGCCGCACGCTCGTCGTCTCGAACGCCGCCGGCGGCCTCAATCCGCAATACGCCACCGGCGACGTGATGCTGATCGACGATCAAATTAATCTCATGTTCCGCAACCCGCTCATCGGCGTGAACGACGACGCCCTCGGCCCGCGCTTCCCCGACATGTGCACGCCGTACGATAAAGGCCTGCAGCGCCGCGCTGTCGAAATCGCGATGCGCGACGGCTTCATCCTCCACCGCGGCGTCTACGCCTCGGTGCTCGGGCCGAACTACGAAACCCGCGCCGAGTACCGCATGCTCCGCCGCATCGGCGGCGACGCCGTCGGCATGTCGACCGTTCCCGAAGTGATCGCCGCCGTCCACGCCGGCATGCGCGTCCTCGGCCTATCGACAATCACCAACGTCGGCTCGCCCGACTCGCTCGGCGAAACCTGCGGCCACGAAGTCCTCACCGTCGCCGCCACCGCCGGCGCCAAACTTAGCGCGATCGTCCGCGGCGTGGTGGAAACGCTGTGA
- a CDS encoding purine-nucleoside phosphorylase produces MLELYSQIEAAAAAVRERWNETPRAGIILGTGLGNVADEIESPVAIDYPDIPHFPRSTATSHRGRLVCGRLAGVPVVAMEGRFHQYEGYPLKQITLPVRVMKALGAETLIVSQAVGGMNPYYKAGDVMVIDDHINLMGDNPLVGVNDDRLGPRFPDMSAPYTPELIEVALETARRENFVAHRGVTVAVTGPNLETRAEYRFLRAIGADVVGMSTVPEVIVAVHAGLRVFGLSVITDMCLPDTLKPADIHEIIAFANSAQPKLRALVLSVLQHEASR; encoded by the coding sequence ATGCTAGAACTATACTCGCAAATCGAAGCCGCCGCCGCCGCCGTCCGTGAGCGCTGGAACGAAACGCCCCGCGCCGGCATCATCCTCGGCACCGGCCTCGGTAACGTCGCTGATGAAATCGAATCGCCCGTCGCGATCGACTATCCCGACATCCCCCACTTCCCGCGTTCGACCGCCACCAGTCACCGCGGCCGCCTCGTTTGCGGCCGACTCGCCGGCGTGCCGGTCGTCGCGATGGAAGGCCGCTTCCATCAATACGAAGGCTACCCGCTCAAGCAAATCACGCTGCCGGTCCGCGTGATGAAGGCGCTCGGCGCCGAGACGCTCATCGTCTCCCAAGCCGTCGGCGGCATGAACCCGTACTACAAAGCGGGTGACGTGATGGTGATCGACGATCACATCAACCTGATGGGCGACAACCCGCTCGTCGGCGTCAACGACGACCGCCTCGGCCCGCGCTTCCCCGATATGTCGGCGCCCTACACGCCCGAGCTGATCGAAGTTGCGCTCGAAACGGCTCGCCGCGAGAACTTCGTCGCCCACCGCGGCGTCACCGTCGCCGTCACTGGCCCTAACCTTGAGACGCGAGCCGAATATCGCTTCCTCCGCGCGATCGGCGCCGACGTGGTGGGCATGTCGACCGTCCCCGAAGTAATCGTCGCCGTCCACGCCGGACTGCGCGTCTTCGGCCTCTCGGTGATTACCGACATGTGCCTCCCCGATACGCTGAAGCCGGCCGACATCCACGAGATCATCGCGTTCGCGAACTCCGCGCAACCCAAACTCCGCGCGTTAGTTCTCTCGGTCCTCCAACACGAAGCCTCTCGCTAA
- a CDS encoding GxxExxY protein: MEVLYREESYLVMGACFEVYKEMGCGFLEAVYQECLGIEFGLRSIPFQPQLELPLQYKQHELSQKYQPDFVCFEKIVLEIKSANAIIDRHRAQVHNYLCATGYRLGIIANFNHHPKLEWERIVR, translated from the coding sequence ATGGAGGTGTTGTACCGTGAGGAAAGCTATCTGGTGATGGGGGCGTGTTTCGAGGTCTATAAAGAAATGGGGTGTGGGTTTTTGGAGGCGGTCTATCAAGAGTGTTTGGGTATTGAATTCGGTTTGCGATCGATTCCTTTTCAGCCTCAGCTGGAGCTACCGCTGCAATACAAGCAGCACGAACTCTCGCAGAAATACCAGCCAGACTTCGTGTGTTTCGAAAAGATCGTGTTGGAGATTAAGTCAGCCAACGCGATCATCGACAGACACCGTGCTCAAGTTCACAACTATCTTTGTGCCACAGGTTACCGATTGGGAATCATTGCGAATTTCAATCACCATCCCAAGCTAGAATGGGAGAGAATCGTTCGATAG
- the deoC gene encoding deoxyribose-phosphate aldolase has translation MSIVALIDHAVLQPTQTDADLREACKLCVEVGTASVCVKPSMVALTAELLAGSKVVPSTVIGFPHGGTTTGAKVCETEIAVAQGAREVDMVVNIGRALAGDWQYVEDDIRAVVEVARAGGAITKVIFECGLLPNDDVKRRLCELSEAAGAAFVKTSTGFGMVKGDNGGMIATGATEHDIRLMRAACSPAVEVKASGGIRTFADAQKFVALGVTRLGTSGTAAIAAGERGETAQAGGAY, from the coding sequence ATGTCGATCGTCGCCCTCATCGACCACGCCGTTCTCCAACCGACCCAAACCGACGCCGACCTCCGCGAAGCTTGCAAACTCTGCGTCGAAGTCGGCACGGCCAGCGTCTGCGTGAAGCCCTCGATGGTCGCGCTGACCGCCGAACTGCTCGCCGGTTCGAAGGTCGTCCCGAGCACCGTCATCGGCTTCCCCCACGGCGGCACGACCACTGGCGCCAAGGTCTGCGAAACCGAAATCGCCGTCGCCCAAGGCGCCCGTGAAGTCGACATGGTGGTGAACATCGGCCGCGCGCTCGCCGGCGACTGGCAATATGTCGAAGACGACATCCGCGCCGTCGTCGAAGTCGCCCGCGCGGGCGGAGCGATCACCAAAGTGATCTTCGAGTGCGGCCTGCTCCCCAACGACGACGTGAAGCGCCGCCTGTGCGAACTAAGCGAAGCCGCCGGCGCCGCGTTCGTGAAAACCTCGACCGGCTTCGGCATGGTGAAAGGCGACAACGGCGGCATGATCGCCACCGGCGCCACCGAGCACGACATCCGCCTGATGCGGGCCGCCTGCAGCCCCGCCGTCGAAGTAAAAGCCTCCGGCGGCATCCGCACCTTCGCCGACGCCCAAAAGTTCGTCGCCCTCGGCGTCACCCGCCTCGGCACCAGCGGCACCGCCGCCATCGCCGCCGGCGAACGCGGCGAAACAGCCCAAGCTGGCGGGGCATATTAG
- a CDS encoding DUF1559 domain-containing protein, with protein MFGWYQRATDPAPLFYNGEENRSINSRFRWASPETWMTINNYCHGSQIINCNNVSQPYGFHPGGILVSFADGHVEFALEEIDPNAFVAWITMSGGETIR; from the coding sequence ATGTTCGGCTGGTATCAACGCGCCACCGACCCCGCTCCGCTCTTTTACAACGGCGAGGAAAACCGCTCGATCAACAGTCGCTTCCGCTGGGCCAGCCCCGAAACCTGGATGACCATCAACAACTACTGCCACGGCTCGCAAATCATCAACTGCAACAACGTCTCGCAGCCCTACGGCTTCCACCCCGGCGGCATCCTCGTCAGCTTCGCCGACGGGCACGTAGAGTTCGCCCTTGAGGAAATCGATCCCAACGCTTTCGTCGCCTGGATCACGATGTCGGGCGGCGAAACGATTCGCTAA